In a single window of the Schistocerca gregaria isolate iqSchGreg1 unplaced genomic scaffold, iqSchGreg1.2 ptg000569l, whole genome shotgun sequence genome:
- the LOC126315253 gene encoding twinkle mtDNA helicase-like encodes MRKNLVFKRNEKNQIMLKECPFCHDTKSKPTNLWKLYIYTDNGRYFCFRCDAQGSWFDFQKRLGDPYSISHSKNHGHKLTATNQHPQLNLMSNQPKTLDQDKLAKYISNLEKLPQAIDYLKNVRKLDARVYQAYKIGSCVLRTYKSLKDPDEANTLSDRTEDHICITFPWIEYNAAGKEVFHRVKIRSITEKSLQRLEPAGGRWGWFGMHLVPEDAKSIIITEGEFDAMAVYQATGLPAISLPAGANCLPIELLEQLERFEKIWIWMDDDVVGQQGAQKCAKKLGVERCSIVQTRLGLKDGPKDANDALRQGLDLKILLSQAKPLPHKEIVSFSELREQVYREIANPDQVAGIKSTSFPNLSKLLKGHRKGELTIFSGPTGIGKTTLLAQLSLDYVMQGIPTLWGSFELHNVRLAKKLLNQFAKKSLEKNIQEFELIADKFQELPIYFMRFHGSTELDQVLDAMEYALYVYDVEHVVIDNLQFMTPMVTGRGFDKFEQLDFAISKLRNFSTSKNVHISLIIHPRKEDSGHALSTNSVFGSAKATQEADNVIMIQHGKFYRYLEVTKNRFSGDLGKVAYKYNSSENTFVEMTAEEIQEAEKRDNRPTASLWKSAISN; translated from the exons ATGCGCAAAAACCTTGTTTTTAAGCGAAATGAAAAAAACCAAATAATGCTCAAGGAGTGCCCATTCTGCCACGACACAAAATCAAAGCCAACaaatttatggaagctgtatatttACACGGACAACGGGAGATATTTTTGCTTTAGATGTGATGCCCAAGGTTCATG GTTTGACTTTCAAAAAAGGCTCGGTGATCCTTATTCTATTTCCCACAGCAAAAATCATGGTCACAAGCTGACTGCGACCAACCAGCATCCCCAACTAAATTTGATGAGTAACCAACCTAAGACATTAGATCAAGATAAACTCGCCAAGTATATATCGAATCTCGAAAAACTTCCTCAGGCGATCGACTATCTAAAGAACGTCAGAAAGCTTGATGCGAGGGTCTACCAGGCTTACAAAATAGGTTCTTGCGTGCTGAGGACATACAAATCTCTAAAGGACCCTGACGAAGCAAATACGTTGTCAGATAGAACAGAAGATCACATATGCATCACATTCCCATGGATCGAGTACAATGCCGCCGGAAAAGAAGTTTTTCATCGCGTAAAAATCAGAAGCATTACGGAAAAGTCTCTACAGCGCCTCGAACCAGCCGGTGGACGATGGGGTTGGTTCGGAATGCATCTTGTTCCCGAGGATGCCAAAAGCATTATTATCACAGAAGGTGAGTTCGATGCGATGGCTGTGTACCAAGCAACTGGCCTACCAGCCATCTCCTTACCAGCTGGCGCAAACTGCCTTCCGATTGAGCTATTAGAACAACTGGAGCGCTTTGAGAAGATTTGGATATGGATGGACGACGACGTCGTTGGACAACAAGGCGCACAAAAATGTGCCAAAAAACTAGGCGTTGAACGCTGTTCGATTGTACAAACCCGACTCGGGTTAAAAGATGGTCCCAAAGATGCAAACGACGCACTTCGACAAGGATTAGACCTTAAAATTTTGCTAAGTCAGGCGAAACCACTCCCTCATAAAGAAATCGTGTCATTCTCTGAGCTCCGAGAACAGGTTTACAGAGAGATCGCAAACCCAGACCAGGTAGCTGGAATTAAATCGACAAGTTTTCCAAATCTCAGCAAACTTCTAAAAGGGCATCGTAAAGGCGAGCTGACTATTTTTTCAGGGCCAACCGGGATAGGCAAAACAACGCTCTTAGCACAATTATCCCTGGACTATGTTATGCAAGGGATACCAACATTATGGGGGTCCTTTGAGCTCCATAACGTCCGACTTGCTAAAAAACTTTTAAACCAATTTGCAAAAAAAAGTCTAGAAAAAAACATCCAAGAATTTGAATTGATTGCAGACAAATTTCAAGAACTTCCTATCTATTTCATGAGATTTCACGGCTCGACAGAACTGGATCAAGTCCTAGATGCTATGGAGTATGCATTATATGTCTATGACGTAGAACACGTGGTCATCGATAACCTACAATTCATGACGCCAATGGTAACAGGAAGAGGATTTGACAAGTTTGAACAATTGGACTTTGCAATATCTAAACTACGCAATTTTTCAACGTCAAAAAACGTCCATATTTCCTTGATTATCCATCCAAGGAAAGAAGACTCCGGACATGCCCTGTCTACCAACAGCGTGTTCGGCTCCGCGAAGGCGACTCAAGAAGCAGACAATGTTATCATGATTCAGCATGGTAAATTTTATAGATATTTAGAAGTTACTAAAAATAGATTTTCTGGGGACTTAGGAAAAGTTGCGTACAAATACAACAGTTCAGAAAACACATTTGTAGAGATGACTGCAGAGGAAATTCAAGAGGCGGAAAAAAGAGATAATCGACCTACAGCGAGTTTGTGGAAGTCAGCTATTTCGAATTGA
- the LOC126315254 gene encoding eukaryotic translation initiation factor 3 subunit J-B-like, with protein sequence MRKKWDREAEGADYESTQELFSGLNIETKTVSSSLNGHNFESFKPSSEDDFIDLAKYLLDHLTVYKSSYHYRAFVKSLLDGLVSNMVYNDSVEVLKDLSHKVSEKRSKLEAQGQEFTQKPIDSLNRIDDDDSFI encoded by the exons ATGAGGAAGAAATGGGACAGAGAAGCTGAGGGGGCTGACTACGAATCAACACAAGAGTTGTTTTCAGGTCTAAACATAGAAACAAAAACTGTTAGTTCATCGCTAAATGGACATAATTTTGAGAGCTTCAAGCCGTCATCCGAAGACGATTTTATAGATTTGGCGAAATATTTGTTAGACCATCTTACTGTTTACAAG TCTtcctaccattacagagcctttgtTAAAAGTCTTCTAGATGGGCTAGTTTCGAATATGGTGTATAACGATTCTGTGGAGGTCCTAAAAGATTTGTCTCACAAAGTTTCTGAAAAAAGATCGAAACTTGAAGCCCAAGGACAAGAATTTACGCAGAAGCCTATTGACTCATTAAACAGGATAGATGATGATGACTCTTTTATTTGA
- the LOC126315332 gene encoding uncharacterized protein LOC126315332: protein MRWPIFLATLFIITLCSLPFAVSDGEPFLVVGRFIHGPNIVHKNMFVTTQIYNTGNSTAYNIKILDSFWKSNNFTNIRFSEIIVDKLEPGQNFTHVTTVVPTKSKLYNAASAIVSYHTESDPTEIFVYSNTPNFGKFRIYRPNEASDDTTYNFEWVTFAVIIVLSVAFPVTSYIQARSKFSKIYLSHRKGRVEKN from the exons ATGAGGTGGCCGATTTTTCTAGCGACTCTATTCATAATCACCTTGTGTTCACTTCCTTTTGCTGTATCTGACGGCGAGCCCTTCCTAGTCGTCGGAAGATTCATACATGGCCCTAACATTGTCCACAAGAACATGTTTGTTACTACACAAATATACAATACAGGAAATAG TACGGCCTATAACATCAAGATATTAGACTCATTTTGGAAGAGTAACAACTTCACCAATATCAGGTTCTCCGAGATTATAGTAGATAAACTAGAACCTGGGCAAAATTTCACACATGTCACTACAGTTGTCCCTACCAAATCCAAGTTATATAATGCAGCATCTGCCATAGTTAGCTATCATACAGAGTCTGAtccaacagaaattttcgtttattCCAATACTCCAAATTTTGGAAAGTTCCGCATATACCGCCCAAATGAAGCTTCGGACGACACAACTTATAATTTTGAATGGGTCACTTTTGCAGTCATCATCGTTTTGTCAGTTGCATTTCCTGTTACTTCCTATATACAAGCTCgctcgaaattcagtaaaatataccTCAGCCACAGAAAAGGTAGGGTTGAAAAAAACTAG